The proteins below are encoded in one region of Gemmatimonadota bacterium:
- a CDS encoding Glu/Leu/Phe/Val dehydrogenase yields MASPKSRKSTEIISPDKDRRFASEENPFEAMMSRFDDAARRLKLEPGLYKVLRAPEKQLIVSIPVMRDNGEIEVFTGLRVLHNTSRGPAKGGIRFDMNVSVDEVKALAAWMTWKCAVVNLPFGGAKGGVICDPTSMSAGELERLTRRYTSAIIDLLGPDSDVPAPDVNTNERVMAWIMDTYSMHKRHTVTAVVTGKPVAMGGSLGRREATGRGCLVVTRRALQRKKMKVAGATVVVQGFGNVGSIAAQLMQEAGMKIVAVSDKSGGVYNPKGLDVNDCLAWVKANKFLEGYPKGKPVSNEEILELPCDVLVPAALENVITSKNAGSIKAKIICEGANGPTTAKADAILDAKGIYVIPDILANAGGVTVSYFEWVQDRGGYFWDEATVNERLEKIMVKAFDEVAAMAAEHDVSMRIGAYMLSIDRVASMHRLRGLYA; encoded by the coding sequence ATGGCTAGCCCGAAGTCGCGCAAGTCAACCGAAATCATCTCGCCGGACAAGGATCGTCGATTCGCCTCGGAGGAAAATCCGTTCGAGGCCATGATGAGCCGGTTCGACGACGCCGCTCGTCGCCTCAAGCTGGAGCCGGGGCTCTACAAGGTGCTCCGCGCGCCCGAGAAGCAGCTGATCGTGTCGATTCCGGTGATGCGCGACAACGGCGAGATCGAGGTCTTCACCGGTCTTCGCGTGTTGCACAACACCTCGCGTGGACCGGCCAAGGGCGGCATTCGCTTCGACATGAACGTCTCGGTCGACGAGGTGAAGGCGCTCGCGGCCTGGATGACGTGGAAGTGTGCCGTCGTGAACCTCCCGTTCGGTGGCGCCAAGGGCGGCGTGATCTGTGACCCGACCTCGATGTCCGCCGGCGAACTCGAACGCCTCACCCGCCGCTACACCTCCGCCATCATCGACCTCCTCGGCCCCGACTCCGATGTCCCGGCGCCGGACGTGAACACCAACGAGCGCGTCATGGCGTGGATCATGGACACCTACTCCATGCACAAGCGCCACACGGTGACCGCGGTGGTGACCGGCAAGCCGGTCGCGATGGGCGGCTCCCTCGGCCGTCGCGAGGCCACGGGTCGCGGCTGCCTCGTGGTGACGCGCCGTGCGCTGCAGCGCAAGAAGATGAAGGTGGCCGGTGCGACCGTGGTAGTGCAGGGCTTCGGCAACGTCGGATCGATCGCCGCGCAGCTGATGCAGGAAGCCGGCATGAAGATCGTCGCCGTCTCCGACAAGAGCGGTGGCGTCTACAATCCGAAGGGCCTCGACGTCAACGACTGCCTCGCCTGGGTCAAGGCCAACAAGTTCCTCGAAGGCTACCCGAAGGGGAAGCCGGTCTCGAACGAGGAGATCCTTGAACTGCCGTGCGACGTGCTGGTGCCCGCGGCGCTCGAGAACGTCATCACCAGCAAGAACGCCGGATCGATCAAGGCCAAGATCATCTGCGAAGGCGCCAATGGCCCGACCACGGCCAAGGCCGACGCCATCCTCGATGCCAAGGGGATCTACGTCATCCCCGACATCCTCGCCAACGCCGGCGGCGTCACCGTCTCGTACTTCGAATGGGTCCAGGACCGCGGCGGCTATTTCTGGGATGAGGCCACCGTCAACGAGCGCCTCGAGAAGATCATGGTCAAGGCGTTCGACGAGGTCGCGGCGATGGCGGCCGAGCACGACGTCTCCATGCGAATCGGCGCCTACATGCTGTCGATCGACCGGGTCGCCTCGATGCACCGTCTGCGCGGGCTCTATGCCTGA
- the murJ gene encoding murein biosynthesis integral membrane protein MurJ translates to MLAARGAVTQRNRGSVLVGAGILLSRISGLVRQKVMSHYFGLSDTADVFYAAFRVPNFLQNLFGEGALSASFIPSYSRLLGEGREDEARRLAGAVLSLLTLVVAVIVLGGVLGAPALVALLAPEWTGEKQALMERLIRILFPGAGLLVLSAWCLGVLNSHRRFLLSYAAPVVWNIAIIVAVLIAGPRGGMDHVAVWAAWGSVAGSLLQVAVQWPMVRHVGGAIRFRGWGGVPEVGVVVATFLPALLSRGALQFVAFVDIYLAGLLGEGAVAVLTSAQVLYTLPVSLFGMSISAAELPEMSRERGDTDAIAGSLRVRLDAATQRLAFYIVPSAVAFLFLGGVLAAAIYQGGKFTADDSQYVWVVLAGSATGLLASTLARLYASAFYSLRDTRTPLRAALIRVGLASGLGAIAALLVPGWLGIDEKWGVVGLTFTAGLSGHVEFMMLRRGLCRRIGRFSLPQTELAKLWGAALLAGVVATGGRLLLGHLAPLPMAAVVVPLFCATYLAATHTMDIPEAAVLTSRLVRRVRR, encoded by the coding sequence ATCCTTGCCGCCCGAGGAGCGGTGACCCAGCGCAATCGCGGGTCGGTGCTGGTCGGCGCGGGGATCCTCCTCTCGCGGATCTCCGGGTTGGTGCGCCAGAAGGTGATGTCCCATTACTTCGGCCTCTCCGACACGGCCGACGTGTTCTACGCCGCCTTCCGGGTTCCCAACTTCCTGCAGAATCTGTTCGGCGAAGGGGCCCTCTCCGCCTCCTTCATTCCGAGCTACTCACGGCTGCTCGGCGAAGGCCGCGAGGACGAGGCTCGCCGGCTGGCCGGCGCGGTCCTCAGCCTGCTGACTCTGGTGGTCGCCGTCATCGTGCTCGGCGGCGTCCTCGGCGCGCCCGCTCTCGTGGCGCTCCTGGCCCCGGAATGGACGGGCGAGAAGCAGGCGCTGATGGAACGCCTCATCCGGATCCTCTTTCCGGGTGCCGGACTCCTGGTGCTCTCGGCGTGGTGCCTCGGGGTGCTGAACTCGCATCGCCGATTCCTGCTCTCCTACGCGGCGCCCGTCGTGTGGAACATCGCCATCATCGTGGCCGTGCTGATCGCCGGGCCTCGCGGGGGGATGGACCACGTCGCGGTCTGGGCGGCATGGGGGTCGGTCGCCGGGTCACTGCTGCAGGTTGCGGTCCAGTGGCCGATGGTCCGCCACGTCGGCGGGGCGATCAGGTTCCGTGGATGGGGAGGCGTCCCCGAGGTTGGTGTCGTCGTCGCCACCTTCCTGCCAGCCTTGCTCTCGCGCGGCGCACTCCAGTTCGTGGCGTTCGTGGACATCTACCTTGCCGGCCTGTTGGGGGAGGGGGCGGTCGCCGTCCTCACGTCGGCGCAGGTCCTGTACACCCTCCCCGTCTCGCTCTTCGGCATGTCGATCTCGGCCGCAGAACTCCCGGAAATGTCACGGGAGCGTGGTGACACTGACGCCATCGCCGGGTCGCTTCGGGTGCGACTCGACGCCGCGACGCAACGGCTCGCCTTCTACATCGTTCCCTCGGCGGTCGCGTTCCTCTTCCTGGGCGGGGTGCTCGCCGCGGCGATCTACCAAGGTGGCAAGTTCACCGCCGACGACTCGCAATACGTCTGGGTCGTGCTGGCCGGCTCGGCCACCGGACTGCTCGCGTCGACGCTCGCACGGCTCTACGCCTCCGCCTTCTATTCCCTTCGCGACACTCGCACGCCCCTTCGAGCGGCCCTCATCCGCGTCGGGCTCGCCAGTGGACTGGGCGCGATTGCGGCTCTCCTGGTGCCCGGGTGGCTGGGCATCGACGAGAAATGGGGCGTGGTCGGGCTCACCTTCACGGCCGGGCTCTCGGGGCACGTCGAGTTCATGATGCTTCGCCGCGGCCTCTGCCGCCGGATCGGGCGCTTCTCGTTGCCGCAGACCGAACTGGCCAAGCTCTGGGGCGCGGCCCTGCTCGCCGGCGTCGTCGCGACGGGCGGTCGCCTGCTGCTTGGCCACCTCGCGCCGTTGCCGATGGCCGCCGTGGTGGTGCCGCTCTTCTGTGCGACCTATCTGGCGGCGACCCACACCATGGACATCCCGGAAGCGGCGGTCTTGACCTCGCGCCTGGTGCGTCGCGTCCGCCGATGA
- the bshC gene encoding bacillithiol biosynthesis cysteine-adding enzyme BshC: MTDDLRLIGGAPGPIPAPVPTTIPWDRTLDGAIVSCAERDSLLARLHQPGAMVVTTGQQPGLFTGPIYTIHKALAAASLARRLEAVWQRPVVPLFWLAGDDHDHREASSAAWLDAQGRLDRWGLPERTADAVQHPMSREPFPESIAEGLDRLTRTLPPGPDTDATMAWLERHYVAGATIHAAYAGALAELLGPYGVACLDATHATVKLAQRAVLAQALREATALDAVLAALPDAGTGIRAGEGATLVFLETAAGRERLLVDGDGFQARRSGDRFSASEIDALLASSPERFSANVLLRPVVERRILPTVAYVAGPGEYRYLTRQAAALYPAFATTPQTPVPRWGGTLIEPWVQRLLDRLGVTAEAVLADDGTLARSILRRDLPTAVTAQIEALRQSIATAERVLGAEGHLLDPVLDRAVAGRGRKLTAVADDFERLFERHLRKRDDIAHAQLRRVLDALRPGGVPQERHLTAATFLARYGRSWLDRIVAATDAWAAEWSA, encoded by the coding sequence GTGACCGACGACCTGCGACTCATCGGCGGGGCACCCGGACCGATTCCGGCGCCCGTTCCAACGACCATCCCCTGGGATCGGACATTGGATGGGGCGATCGTGTCGTGCGCCGAGCGCGACTCGCTGCTCGCGCGGTTGCATCAGCCCGGTGCCATGGTGGTGACCACGGGGCAGCAACCTGGGCTCTTCACCGGTCCGATCTACACCATCCACAAGGCCCTCGCGGCCGCCTCGTTGGCGCGTCGACTCGAGGCGGTCTGGCAGCGACCCGTGGTGCCGCTCTTCTGGCTCGCGGGGGACGACCACGATCATCGCGAGGCCAGCAGCGCGGCGTGGCTCGATGCACAGGGACGGCTCGACCGCTGGGGGCTCCCGGAGCGTACAGCCGATGCCGTGCAGCATCCGATGTCGCGCGAGCCGTTCCCGGAAAGCATCGCGGAGGGACTCGACCGACTCACGCGGACCTTGCCACCAGGGCCCGACACCGATGCCACGATGGCGTGGCTCGAGCGGCATTACGTCGCTGGGGCAACAATCCACGCTGCCTACGCCGGCGCCCTCGCCGAACTGCTCGGCCCCTACGGTGTGGCCTGTCTCGATGCCACGCACGCAACGGTCAAGCTGGCGCAGCGGGCCGTGCTCGCCCAGGCGCTCCGCGAGGCCACCGCCCTCGATGCGGTCCTGGCGGCACTCCCCGACGCCGGGACCGGCATCCGTGCGGGTGAGGGCGCCACCCTGGTCTTCCTCGAGACAGCCGCGGGACGCGAACGACTCCTCGTGGATGGTGACGGATTCCAGGCGCGACGCAGCGGTGATCGCTTCTCCGCCTCGGAGATTGATGCGTTGCTGGCGTCGTCCCCCGAGCGCTTCTCCGCGAACGTCCTGCTGCGCCCCGTGGTGGAGCGGCGCATCCTGCCGACGGTCGCCTACGTCGCCGGGCCGGGGGAATACCGCTACCTCACGCGACAGGCTGCCGCGCTCTACCCCGCATTTGCGACGACTCCGCAAACGCCGGTGCCGCGCTGGGGTGGGACGCTGATCGAGCCATGGGTACAACGCCTGTTGGATCGGCTCGGCGTCACGGCGGAGGCGGTGCTCGCGGATGACGGCACGCTGGCGCGATCGATTCTCCGGCGCGACCTGCCGACCGCCGTGACCGCGCAGATCGAGGCACTGCGCCAGTCGATCGCGACCGCGGAACGCGTGCTCGGCGCGGAGGGTCATCTCCTCGATCCGGTGCTTGATCGCGCCGTCGCCGGTCGGGGGCGCAAGCTCACGGCCGTCGCCGATGATTTCGAGCGACTCTTCGAGCGGCACCTCCGCAAGCGGGATGACATCGCGCACGCCCAACTGCGGCGGGTGCTCGATGCGCTCCGTCCCGGCGGGGTGCCACAGGAGCGTCACCTGACCGCGGCGACGTTCCTGGCACGCTACGGCCGGAGCTGGCTGGACCGGATCGTGGCCGCTACCGATGCGTGGGCTGCGGAGTGGTCGGCATGA
- the rlmH gene encoding 23S rRNA (pseudouridine(1915)-N(3))-methyltransferase RlmH, translated as MKWTLVAVGKLRPALREVCDDYLRRLGRHLPVEEREVREAGRAGSPARQREEEGKRLLEALPSSTDVVLLDVGGSEWSSESLASQLEGWRLAARDRAFVIGGAEGVSDAVRTRASARWSLGPLTLPHELARVVVVEQLYRAGTILRGEPYHRGERDT; from the coding sequence ATGAAGTGGACCCTCGTCGCGGTGGGGAAGCTGCGACCCGCCCTGCGTGAGGTCTGCGACGACTACCTCCGACGCCTCGGCCGGCACCTGCCGGTCGAGGAGCGTGAAGTGCGCGAAGCGGGTCGGGCCGGATCGCCGGCCCGCCAGCGCGAGGAGGAGGGGAAGCGCCTGTTGGAGGCACTCCCCTCGTCGACCGACGTCGTGCTCCTCGATGTCGGTGGCAGTGAATGGTCCAGTGAATCGCTGGCCAGCCAACTCGAGGGCTGGCGCCTGGCCGCCCGCGATCGCGCCTTCGTGATCGGAGGCGCGGAAGGGGTTTCCGACGCCGTGCGCACCCGTGCCTCCGCGCGATGGAGCCTCGGGCCGCTGACCCTCCCGCATGAACTCGCGCGCGTCGTCGTGGTGGAGCAGCTCTACCGCGCGGGGACGATCTTGCGTGGCGAGCCCTATCACCGTGGTGAGCGCGACACGTGA
- a CDS encoding tetratricopeptide repeat protein gives MRTFGFVGVAAVAMVALPLTAQVEGNPHVMRVFAGGRYQAPLCSLKGDFRTSSAGMYLKTSVEGADGGSRPDDEKRIGIIKKGRDQALEAVKANPKSGAGWYYLGRAELLLGNLVGADTAFTKATENAPACAEEIKGYRQRAWQPLLIVAAEAMKASKNDEALSRFREAAIISRDYPQGFYNTGILFANTGKPDSAAHYFALAVEKSGNDPRLAKDKLSAIVNLASMYQAMDKHAEAVVQFRQYLAAEPNDAQVKKAMASSLRLSGQVEEASKIESAMLTSALADGSVTANDLMQMGVNLFQDKKYPEAADAFGKALEKEPYFRDALFNLANVYLAEKNGPKLVETAQKLLAMEPLNTINMKLLGEGYRAANDQTKLIETVEKLVGVPTNVSIDNFQIHKDGAKLAATATGLEATTPGGKPLPAMAKTLTFEFLDATGAVVGTKEVAVPALKAGATHPIEFEVTGANIHGWRYTAK, from the coding sequence ATGAGGACGTTCGGATTCGTTGGAGTGGCGGCGGTGGCCATGGTGGCTCTTCCGCTCACGGCGCAGGTCGAGGGCAACCCGCACGTCATGCGGGTCTTCGCCGGTGGCCGCTATCAGGCTCCCCTCTGTTCGCTGAAGGGTGACTTCCGAACCAGCAGCGCCGGGATGTATCTCAAGACCTCCGTCGAGGGGGCCGACGGTGGCTCACGGCCGGATGACGAAAAGCGGATCGGGATCATCAAGAAGGGCCGCGATCAGGCCCTCGAGGCGGTCAAGGCGAATCCCAAGAGCGGGGCGGGATGGTACTACCTCGGCCGCGCCGAGCTGTTGCTTGGCAATCTTGTTGGCGCCGACACCGCCTTCACCAAGGCGACGGAGAATGCGCCGGCGTGTGCCGAGGAGATCAAGGGGTATCGCCAGCGCGCTTGGCAGCCGCTGCTGATCGTGGCGGCCGAGGCAATGAAGGCCTCGAAGAACGATGAGGCGCTGAGCCGGTTCCGCGAGGCGGCCATCATCTCGCGCGACTATCCGCAGGGGTTCTACAACACCGGCATCCTCTTCGCCAACACGGGCAAGCCGGATTCGGCCGCGCACTACTTCGCCCTGGCGGTGGAGAAGAGCGGCAACGATCCTCGGCTCGCCAAGGACAAGCTCTCCGCGATCGTGAACCTCGCCTCGATGTATCAGGCGATGGACAAGCACGCGGAAGCGGTCGTGCAGTTCCGGCAGTACCTCGCTGCCGAGCCGAACGACGCACAGGTCAAGAAGGCGATGGCCTCGTCGCTCCGCCTCAGCGGGCAGGTCGAGGAAGCGTCCAAGATCGAATCCGCGATGCTGACCTCCGCGCTCGCCGACGGGTCGGTGACGGCGAACGACCTGATGCAGATGGGTGTGAACCTCTTCCAGGACAAGAAGTACCCGGAAGCGGCGGATGCCTTCGGGAAGGCGCTCGAGAAGGAGCCCTATTTCCGCGACGCCCTGTTCAACCTGGCGAACGTCTATCTGGCCGAGAAGAATGGGCCGAAGCTGGTTGAGACGGCGCAGAAGCTGTTGGCGATGGAGCCGCTCAACACGATCAACATGAAGCTCCTCGGCGAGGGCTACCGCGCCGCCAACGACCAGACCAAGCTGATCGAGACGGTCGAGAAGCTGGTTGGCGTGCCGACGAATGTGTCGATCGACAACTTCCAGATCCACAAGGACGGCGCCAAGCTGGCCGCGACGGCCACGGGCCTCGAGGCCACGACCCCGGGCGGCAAGCCGCTGCCGGCGATGGCCAAGACGCTGACGTTCGAGTTCCTGGATGCCACGGGCGCCGTGGTCGGGACCAAGGAAGTCGCCGTGCCTGCCCTGAAGGCCGGAGCGACCCACCCGATCGAGTTCGAGGTGACGGGCGCGAACATTCACGGCTGGCGCTACACCGCAAAGTGA
- a CDS encoding DUF512 domain-containing protein, which yields MTSVQPDSIGEELGLVPGTELYTVNGRELEDFLDWEFLTADEEFTLVFQEPGADEAFEVVVERPVEEPMGVAVEPPRIRRCANRCDFCFVEGNPDGVREVLYIRDDDYRLSFRYGNFATLTNLKPHDTARIIEYRLSPLYVSVHATDPAIRRWVLRNPQAPEILPQMQEFADHGIEFHTQIVMSPGVNDGDALKQTLDELYAFGPSVLSVSVVPVGLTEFSKHHLVREPDDAECRKAVLLVEAASARARAERGTAWAYGADELYLRAHLDLPPAESYGSFDQVENGVGSVRWLQEQVREGADELRGWEGRRIAVVTGTSMAPLMPMVLGPLEEATGATFTLLSVENDLFGRRVTTAGLLPGSAMRDALQALEGIDLALLPGESVNDAGLFIDSLSVTALAEAVPMPVRLSRTFVDALMEPLPA from the coding sequence GTGACCAGTGTCCAACCCGATTCGATCGGTGAGGAACTTGGGCTCGTGCCCGGCACCGAGCTGTACACGGTGAACGGCCGCGAGCTCGAGGACTTCCTCGACTGGGAGTTCCTGACTGCGGACGAAGAGTTCACGCTCGTCTTCCAGGAGCCTGGGGCTGACGAGGCATTCGAGGTCGTCGTTGAGCGTCCGGTCGAGGAGCCAATGGGCGTGGCGGTCGAGCCGCCCCGCATTCGGCGCTGCGCCAACCGCTGCGACTTCTGTTTCGTCGAGGGGAATCCGGATGGCGTCCGCGAGGTGCTCTACATTCGCGACGACGATTACCGGCTCTCCTTCCGGTATGGCAACTTTGCGACGCTGACCAACCTCAAGCCCCACGACACCGCCCGGATCATTGAGTACCGGCTCTCGCCACTCTACGTGTCGGTCCACGCCACCGATCCCGCCATCCGGCGCTGGGTCCTCCGGAATCCCCAGGCTCCCGAGATCCTGCCGCAGATGCAGGAGTTCGCCGACCACGGGATCGAGTTCCACACCCAGATCGTGATGTCGCCGGGCGTGAATGACGGCGATGCGCTCAAGCAGACGCTCGACGAGCTCTACGCCTTCGGCCCCTCGGTCCTCTCGGTCTCGGTCGTCCCGGTTGGGCTGACCGAGTTCTCGAAGCACCACCTCGTGCGTGAACCGGACGATGCCGAGTGCCGCAAGGCGGTGCTCCTGGTCGAGGCCGCATCCGCCCGTGCCCGCGCCGAGCGCGGCACCGCATGGGCGTACGGGGCGGACGAGCTCTATCTGCGAGCCCATCTCGACTTGCCGCCGGCCGAGAGTTATGGCTCGTTCGACCAGGTGGAGAATGGCGTGGGTTCGGTGCGCTGGTTGCAGGAGCAGGTGCGGGAAGGCGCCGACGAGCTCCGCGGCTGGGAAGGCCGGCGGATCGCGGTCGTCACCGGCACCTCGATGGCGCCCTTGATGCCGATGGTGCTCGGGCCGCTCGAGGAAGCGACCGGCGCGACCTTCACGCTCCTCTCGGTCGAGAATGATCTCTTTGGTCGGCGCGTCACCACCGCCGGCCTGCTCCCGGGCAGCGCCATGCGCGACGCCCTGCAGGCGCTCGAGGGGATCGACCTCGCCCTGCTTCCCGGCGAGTCGGTCAACGACGCCGGTTTGTTCATTGATTCGCTCAGTGTCACCGCCCTTGCCGAGGCGGTGCCGATGCCGGTGCGGCTGTCGCGGACCTTTGTAGACGCCCTGATGGAGCCGTTGCCCGCATGA
- the uvrC gene encoding excinuclease ABC subunit UvrC yields the protein MISEALARKLDTLADGPGVYLWRDAEGEVLYVGKAKKLRTRVRSYFATDFPDSPKHRLLQRRIADVETIVVVNEAQSLLLENNLIKEYQPRFNVRMKDDKSYPSIAVTLGEPFPRVLATRRRDIPKAKYYGPYTDVGDMRRTLGLVRRMFTVRSCADNIPVDRRERPCLDYHIGRCKAPCVGWQSESSYRAMISEVTDFLDGRTVDLKARIRVMMHEASEREDFERAKDLRDTLKWLEQVETPATVDVVGTGDADVIGYARDGDDAVGALLRIRDGRVIGREHRFLENVDEVPDGEALEALLVQWYVPLAGKARRMLLPFLPAELEGLEELLPDARIAVPQRGVGSRWSELADQNARHLLESLRMESFETEERVEDPVYLLGRELGMTTVPRTFICVDISTAQGKDTVGSLVTFEAGRPRKAEYRKFKIQGPGQQDDFAAIHEVITRYFTRRLEEGKPLPDLVVIDGGKGQLGAAQDALRALGLDQMPLASLAKRDEEIYLPGQSDPLRLPRRNAALRLLQRARDEAHRFGVTYNRKRRTQRTITSALLDIPGIGATKRRLLLTTFGSLAGVKAATVADIAALPGFSETSAQKLLDALKGS from the coding sequence ATGATCTCCGAGGCACTCGCGCGGAAGCTGGACACGCTTGCGGATGGCCCGGGCGTCTATCTCTGGCGGGACGCCGAGGGGGAGGTGCTCTACGTCGGCAAGGCCAAGAAGCTACGCACGCGGGTGCGTTCCTACTTCGCCACCGACTTTCCCGACTCGCCGAAGCATCGGCTCCTGCAGCGGCGCATCGCCGACGTCGAGACGATCGTCGTCGTCAACGAGGCGCAGTCGTTGCTGCTCGAGAACAACCTGATCAAGGAGTATCAGCCGCGCTTCAACGTGCGGATGAAGGACGACAAGAGCTACCCCTCGATTGCCGTCACGCTCGGCGAACCTTTCCCCCGGGTGCTCGCGACCCGGCGCCGCGACATTCCCAAGGCGAAGTACTACGGTCCGTACACCGACGTCGGCGACATGCGCCGCACCCTGGGACTGGTGCGCCGGATGTTCACGGTTCGCTCCTGCGCGGACAACATTCCCGTTGATCGCCGCGAGCGTCCCTGTCTCGACTATCACATCGGTCGCTGCAAGGCGCCCTGCGTGGGGTGGCAGAGCGAGAGCTCCTATCGCGCCATGATCAGCGAGGTGACCGACTTCCTCGACGGCCGGACCGTCGACCTCAAGGCGCGCATCCGGGTGATGATGCACGAGGCGAGTGAACGCGAGGACTTCGAGCGCGCCAAGGACCTGCGCGACACCCTCAAGTGGCTCGAGCAGGTCGAGACGCCGGCGACCGTGGACGTGGTCGGCACCGGGGACGCGGACGTCATCGGCTACGCGCGCGACGGGGACGATGCGGTTGGCGCGCTCCTCCGCATCCGGGATGGTCGGGTGATCGGCCGCGAGCATCGCTTCCTGGAGAATGTCGACGAGGTGCCCGATGGCGAGGCGCTCGAGGCGCTCCTGGTGCAGTGGTACGTCCCGCTGGCCGGGAAGGCGCGCCGGATGCTGCTGCCATTTCTCCCGGCCGAACTCGAGGGCCTCGAGGAGCTGCTCCCCGACGCCAGGATCGCCGTGCCGCAGCGGGGCGTCGGATCGCGCTGGAGCGAGCTGGCCGATCAGAATGCGCGCCACCTGCTCGAGAGTCTCCGCATGGAGAGCTTCGAGACCGAGGAGCGGGTCGAGGACCCGGTCTACCTGCTGGGGAGAGAACTCGGGATGACCACCGTCCCGCGCACCTTCATCTGCGTCGACATCTCGACGGCCCAGGGGAAGGACACCGTCGGATCGCTGGTCACCTTCGAGGCCGGGCGTCCGCGGAAGGCCGAGTATCGCAAGTTCAAGATCCAGGGGCCTGGGCAGCAGGACGACTTTGCCGCGATCCACGAAGTCATCACGCGCTATTTCACCCGACGCCTCGAGGAAGGGAAGCCGCTTCCCGACCTGGTGGTGATTGATGGTGGGAAGGGGCAACTCGGTGCCGCACAGGATGCGCTCCGGGCGCTCGGTCTCGACCAGATGCCGCTCGCCTCGCTCGCCAAGCGGGACGAGGAGATCTACCTTCCCGGCCAAAGCGACCCGCTTCGGTTGCCGCGGCGCAACGCCGCGCTGCGGCTTCTGCAGCGTGCCCGTGATGAGGCCCATCGCTTCGGCGTCACCTACAACCGGAAGCGCCGCACGCAACGTACGATCACCTCGGCGTTGCTCGACATTCCTGGCATCGGGGCGACCAAGCGACGCCTCTTGCTCACCACCTTCGGATCGCTCGCCGGGGTCAAGGCCGCGACCGTCGCCGACATCGCGGCGCTGCCTGGCTTCTCCGAGACCAGCGCACAGAAACTGCTCGACGCCCTCAAGGGGAGCTGA
- a CDS encoding threonine synthase, whose amino-acid sequence MDWHLECSDCGLVAAPDGLPSVCTACGRPWLVRYPDRVHSTIERAEVRRRHGMWRYRSFMPLGVNEEPVSLGEGDTPLLRLPHLERSLGFTNLWVKDEGTNPTGAFKARGLSAAITRAVAAGATRFTIPTAGNAGVASAAYAARAGAEVRVYAPKTTPRTILSQITAFGGELVLLDGHIGDCGKASRDYATQSGAMDLSTLREPYRIEGKKTLGLELALQFGWELPEVILYPTGGGTGLIGMWKAFHELREAGWVTSPMPRFYTVQSTGCAPMVKAFEDGSETATPWADPWTIASGLRVPGPLGDKLMLKILRESGGGVSAIADATMVDFAARGTREEGVDWSPEGGAALAAAVALRDQGQLGASERVVVFNTGAGWLYRTPEDLLGPIQ is encoded by the coding sequence ATGGATTGGCATCTTGAATGTTCCGACTGCGGCCTCGTCGCCGCCCCCGATGGCCTTCCCTCGGTGTGTACCGCCTGCGGTCGCCCCTGGCTGGTCCGCTATCCTGACCGCGTCCACAGCACCATCGAGCGCGCCGAAGTGCGTCGTCGCCATGGCATGTGGCGGTACCGCTCGTTCATGCCGCTCGGTGTCAACGAGGAACCGGTCTCGCTTGGTGAAGGGGACACGCCATTGCTTCGGCTGCCGCACCTGGAGCGGAGCCTGGGCTTCACCAATCTTTGGGTCAAGGACGAGGGCACCAATCCGACCGGCGCCTTCAAGGCGCGCGGGCTCAGCGCCGCGATCACCCGCGCCGTTGCGGCAGGGGCCACCCGCTTCACCATTCCGACCGCCGGGAATGCCGGGGTGGCGAGCGCGGCGTACGCGGCGCGCGCTGGCGCCGAGGTCCGAGTCTACGCGCCGAAGACCACGCCGCGGACCATCCTCTCCCAGATCACGGCGTTCGGGGGCGAGTTGGTCCTGCTCGATGGGCACATCGGCGATTGCGGCAAGGCGTCGCGAGACTATGCGACCCAGAGCGGCGCGATGGATCTGAGTACGCTGCGCGAGCCATACCGGATCGAAGGGAAGAAGACCCTCGGCCTGGAGCTGGCACTGCAGTTCGGCTGGGAACTGCCGGAGGTCATTCTCTACCCCACCGGCGGCGGGACCGGCCTGATCGGGATGTGGAAGGCGTTCCACGAGCTGCGCGAGGCAGGGTGGGTCACCTCCCCCATGCCGCGATTCTACACGGTGCAGAGCACCGGCTGTGCACCGATGGTGAAGGCATTCGAGGATGGCAGCGAGACGGCGACGCCGTGGGCTGATCCGTGGACCATCGCCAGCGGGCTCCGCGTCCCAGGCCCCCTCGGGGACAAGCTGATGCTCAAGATCCTGCGCGAGAGTGGGGGCGGGGTCTCGGCAATCGCCGACGCCACGATGGTCGACTTTGCGGCCCGCGGCACTCGGGAGGAGGGGGTGGACTGGTCGCCCGAGGGTGGGGCGGCTCTGGCGGCCGCCGTTGCCCTCCGCGATCAGGGGCAGTTGGGGGCCAGTGAGCGCGTCGTGGTCTTCAACACCGGTGCCGGCTGGCTCTACCGGACCCCCGAGGATTTGCTCGGCCCCATCCAATGA